Proteins from a genomic interval of Poecile atricapillus isolate bPoeAtr1 chromosome 1, bPoeAtr1.hap1, whole genome shotgun sequence:
- the LRRC4C gene encoding leucine-rich repeat-containing protein 4C yields the protein MLNKMTLHPQQIMIGPRFNRALFDPLLVVLLALQLLVVAGLVRAQTCPSVCSCSNQFSKVICVRKNLRDVPDGISTNTRLLNLHENQIQIIKVNSFKHLRHLEILQLSRNHIRTIEIGAFNGLANLNTLELFDNRLTTIPNGAFVYLSKLKELWLRNNPIESIPSYAFNRIPSLRRLDLGELKRLSYISEGAFEGLSNLRYLNLAMCNLREIPNLTPLVKLDELDLSGNHLTAIRPGSFQGLMHLQKLWMIQSQIQVIERNAFDNLQSLVEINLAHNNLTLLPHDLFTPLRLERIHLHHNPWNCNCDILWLSWWIKDKAPSNTACCARCHTPPSLKGRYIGELDLNYFTCYAPVIVEPPADLNVTEGMAAEMKCRASTSLTSVSWITPNGSVMTHGAYRVRIAVLSDGTLNFTKVTVQDTGLYTCMVSNSVGNTTASATLNVTALDNPGYTYFSTVTVETVEPSQDEAQTTEQVGPTPVTNWETINMTTSLTPQSTRSTEKTFTIPVTDTNNGIPGIDEVMKTTKIIIGCFVAITLMAAVMLVIFYKMRKQHHRQNHHAPTRTVEIINVDDELTGDTPIESHLPMPAIEHEHLNHYNSYKSPFNHTTTVNTINSIHSSVHEPLLIRMNSKDNVQETQI from the coding sequence ATGTTGAACAAGATGACCTTACATCCACAGCAGATAATGATAGGTCCTAGGTTTAACAGGGCCCTATTTGACCCCCTGCTTGTAGTGCTGTTGGCTCTTCAGCTTCTTGTGGTGGCTGGTTTAGTGAGGGCTCAAACTTGCCCTTCTGTCTGCTCCTGCAGCAACCAGTTCAGTAAAGTGATCTGTGTACGGAAAAATCTTAGAGACGTGCCAGACGGCATCTCCACCAACACCCGGCTACTCAATCTCCATGAGAACCAGATCCAAATCATTAAAGTTAATAGCTTCAAGCATCTGAGGCACCTAGAaatcctgcagctcagcaggaaTCACATCAGAACAATTGAAATAGGGGCTTTCAATGGTCTGGCCAATCTCAACACTTTGGAACTCTTTGACAATCGTCTGACCACTATCCCAAATGGGGCTTTTGTATACCTGTCAAAACTGAAGGAACTGTGGTTGAGAAACAACCCCATTGAGAGCATCCCTTCTTATGCTTTTAACAGAATCCCTTCTCTCCGGaggctggatttgggggagttGAAAAGGCTTTCATACATCTCAGAAGGTGCCTTTGAAGGTCTGTCCAACTTGAGGTATTTGAACCTTGCCATGTGCAATCTTCGAGAAATTCCTAACCTTACTCCACTTGTAAAACTGGATGAGTTAGATCTTTCTGGGAATCACCTGACTGCCATCCGGCCAGGCTCTTTCCAAGGGTTAATGCATCTTCAGAAATTGTGGATGATACAGTCCCAGATTCAAGTGATAGAAAGGAATGCTTTTGATAACCTTCAGTCACTTGTAGAGATCAACCTGGCACACAACAATCTGACACTTCTGCCTCATGACCTGTTCACACCACTCCGCCTGGAAAGGATCCACTTGCATCATAATCCTTGGAACTGCAATTGTGATATCCTTTGGCTCAGCTGGTGGATTAAAGACAAGGCACCCTCGAATACTGCATGCTGTGCACGTTGCCACACGCCTCCCAGTTTAAAAGGAAGGTACATTGGTGAGCTGGACCTGAATTACTTCACATGTTATGCTCCAGTCATAGTGGAGCCACCAGCAGACCTCAACGTCACAGAAGGCATGGCTGCAGAGATGAAATGCCGGGCATCGACCTCCCTGACCTCCGTATCTTGGATTACTCCAAATGGATCTGTAATGACACATGGGGCATACAGAGTTCGGATTGCTGTGCTCAGCGATGGCACATTAAATTTTACAAAGGTAACTGTGCAAGACACGGGTTTGTACACATGCATGGTGAGTAACTCTGTTGGGAATACCACGGCTTCTGCCACGCTGAATGTGACCGCCCTGGATAACCCTGGTTACACGTACTTTTCAACCGTCACGGTAGAGACTGTGGAACCTTCTCAGGATGAGGCACAGACCACAGAGCAGGTTGGGCCCACACCAGTTACCAACTGGGAAACCATTAACATGACAACCTCACTCACTCCACAGAGCACAAGATCAACAGAAAAAACATTCACCATTCCTGTGACGGACACAAACAACGGGATCCCAGGAATAGATGAGGTTATGAAGACTACCAAAATCATAATTGGTTGTTTTGTGGCTATCACTCTTATGGCTGCTGTGATGCTGGTAATTTTCTACAAAATGAGGAAACAGCATCACCGGCAGAACCATCATGCTCCAACACGGACTGTAGAGATCATTAATGTGGATGATGAGCTTACAGGTGACACACCCATAGAGAGTCATTTGCCCATGCCAGCAATAGAGCATGAGCACTTAAATCACTATAACTCTTATAAATCTCCTTTCAACCACACAACAACAGTTAACACAATAAATTCAATACACAGTTCAGTGCATGAACCGTTATTGATCCGAATGAACTCGAAAGACAATGTTCAAGAGACTCAAATCTAA